From one Nothobranchius furzeri strain GRZ-AD chromosome 2, NfurGRZ-RIMD1, whole genome shotgun sequence genomic stretch:
- the LOC139063538 gene encoding spectrin alpha chain, non-erythrocytic 1-like yields MSDLSAYGSSIQALKEQAQSCRDLKDKEYRLRDINKVASELESEGLMAEEAPMVQAQQQEHLGSAPGKDEADSNTASPWKTVRLGVQTTTNFNSIKVRGSSSLPV; encoded by the exons atgtcggacctgtcggcttatggcagcagcatccaggccctgaaggagcaggcccagtcctgcagg gacctgaaggacaAAGAgtaccgcctgagggacatcaacaaggtggcatctgaactggagtcagaaggtctgatggctgaggaggctcctatggttcaggctcag caacaagaacatctgggttctgctcctggaaag gatgaagccgactctaacacggcgtcaccctggaag accgtacggttgggcgttcagacgacgactaactttaattccatcaaggtaagaggaagctcttcccttcctgtctga